GGTCTTCTACATTGGCATCTTTGTGGGTTTTAAAAGCTTTAGCATCATATATGACGGTATCGTCTTTAATAGTAGCACGCGCGCGTGTACCTTCTACCTCTACTTCTTTGAGCTGGCTTGCAGTTGGTTCCAGACTGATATTGACTTTGAGTGGTAACTTGCTCACAGCATAAATTTCCTGAAATTCTGTATATCCCACCATTCGAGTTGTTAGAGTAAATTCTTCTCCTTTGAATTTTAAATCATCAAACCTGAATTGACCTTTTTCATTCGTATATGTCGAAGCTAAAGGGGCAGCCTTTTTTTGTTCCATGATGACTACGAGGACGCGTTCCAAAGCCTGACCGCTTTTACTATCTTTGATACTACCACTAATGATTTGTGCCTGGACAGCATTCACCAGACCTAGACTCAATAAAATAAGGCAAAATTTCTTGTACATACAATTATTTTAAAACTTACAAAGTTAGAACAATCCTTTACTCCAAAGCGTTATATTAGTTTAAATTTACCACTCCAAGGTGGCCGAACTTTGGGGAAGCAGACAGGATGTTAATTGGAGACCAAAGGAAGGAGCGGCTTAACCAGACTATTTTTATACAAATATACAATGTTCAATACCATCCTGCCATTTATTTTAACGCCGACCCCCGCTCTTTTAGAATACTGCCAGATATGCGTCGTTATTAATTTTGATATCTTGTGTTCAATTTTGTTGTTATAAAAATGTAGCTCCGTTCTTTATCGCCTTCCATGAGTTCTTTGAAATTTGCACAGTATTCAATTTTGTCGTCTAGATTTTCATGGTCAAGAAACATGATTTTATATTCATTTTCGTGTTTTGGTTCTGTTGCATCAAAACATAAAAAACCTATATCTTGAAAACTTGCAAAGCATATTAGTTTTTTGTTCACTAGATATCTTGGCTCATAAATGTTAAGCATAAAATCTTCAAGAGTTTCTTGATATGTATTAGGTAAATGTTTCGGGAAACTTACTGCGAAATCATCAATTTGAAGTTCAACGAAATGTTTGTACTTTAGAAATTCACGATAAGATTTTGGAAGATTTAGTTTGAGTTTTCCTTCTAGTTCGTTTAGGCTATCATCAGTGACAACGCTTTTAATGGGTTTCCATGTTTTGTATTCCTTTCTTGGGTCGTAATCTTCCAAGTACATTTCTTGTGGTATTTTTACGCATGTTTGCATTAGGTATTCTTCTTCTACCATTTTTGCAAAACTTTTATCAAGTATTTCAGTTAGCCATCTCATGTCTTCAGTTCGCTAATAATGACGCATATCGACTCGCGCGGCTTTGCGAAGGCACAAATTGCATAGCATTGAGCGTTGGCTTGTGCTTTTGCCAAACTGCCTGTTATCACTAGTTTTTTATTCACAAATTAAATGTTTTTTATATGATAGAAGTTAAAGAATTGATTATTACTGACCTTGTTTTGGCAGGGAAAGGGGTTGCTCCACATAGCCCTTTTCGTAAGGTTTTGGAAGTTTACACTAACGACGGAGTTTGTTTGGCTAGGCACGACAACTTTGGAAATTTTAGTTCAGAGGATTTGTTTGAGTTTGGAAAATTTTGTTTAGAAAATAAAGACCTTACAATAGATAAAATTTATGAAAAATTAAGAATCTCTTTTTTCAATGTTTTCTTTGTCCTTTTGAGGCAAAAGAAGCTCATATCCTTCATCTATGCTTTTAGGAATGGTTATGAAATGGTTTGCAATAATGTTAATATACTTAAATAAAACAAATGCAACATCTAGTTTATCATCGAAATCTATTTGTCCTGGGTGGACAGCATTGTTTCCAACAACACGAATGGTATCCAGTGCCTTTTGTATGGTTGCTGGAAGCCCTTTCTTTACTAAACTTGCAATATCGTCATTTATGTTTTTACCTTTTTCTCCAAGCTCTATGCATAGTTTTTGAAGTGCTAGTCTTAATAAGGCGCTTGCTCCACGAG
This genomic window from Chitinophagales bacterium contains:
- a CDS encoding DUF4145 domain-containing protein, with protein sequence MSNYTPAKFEEDKFHCPNCGTYAEQIWSIESVSTYQYKKANGSWENSAYRLYGLNSAQCSYCENFSLWLNKEMIYPISGNVEQPNSDLSEDIVLLYNEAKKIVNLSPRGASALLRLALQKLCIELGEKGKNINDDIASLVKKGLPATIQKALDTIRVVGNNAVHPGQIDFDDKLDVAFVLFKYINIIANHFITIPKSIDEGYELLLPQKDKENIEKRDS
- a CDS encoding SMI1/KNR4 family protein, with product MRWLTEILDKSFAKMVEEEYLMQTCVKIPQEMYLEDYDPRKEYKTWKPIKSVVTDDSLNELEGKLKLNLPKSYREFLKYKHFVELQIDDFAVSFPKHLPNTYQETLEDFMLNIYEPRYLVNKKLICFASFQDIGFLCFDATEPKHENEYKIMFLDHENLDDKIEYCANFKELMEGDKERSYIFITTKLNTRYQN